GCGCGACGGCTTCGTCGCGCGCCATGCCACGGCGGATGTGCCGCCGCGCGTCTCCTATCGCCTCACCCCGCTGGGTACGGAGCTGGCGCAGGAGGGGCGCCGGATGATCGACTGGGTCAATGAGCGCAGCGCGGCCATCCTTCAGGCCCGCACCACCTTCGACCAGCGCGACGACTGATTACGTGTTGCGCTGGCCGGGATAATTCTGCTGGAACTGCACCGCGATCTCGTCCCGCCGCGCATCGGCGATCGGCACCACATTGCTCTCCACCAGCGGCGTGGTTTCCTGCGCATGGGCCGCCAGACGCTCCACCACCCAGCGCAGCGCCCGGTCATTGTTGTTCGAGATATGCCACTGGATCGCCTCGCGGATCGGCGGGATGTCAAAGGGCACCTCGCGCATGATCAGCCCCATGGTGGGAACGATCTGATTGGCCAGACGGCGATGCATCGTGGCGATCCGCCGCGTGCCGATCACCAGCCCCGCCTGTGAGAGAAAGGTGGGTGCCACCACCTCGATCCGGCGCTGGGTCTTCTGGCGACGCACGAACCAGTCATCGAAAGCAGGGGTGCGGCTCTTGCCGAAACGGGCGGTGACATGGCCCAGCGCGAAATAGCGCTCGCGGGTCATATCGCCCTGCAGATCGGGGTTGGCGGCATCGCCCACCACCACATAATCATCATCGAACAGCACCTGACTGGGATGATCGGCACTGATCGCGAAATCGATGGTCAGCAGCAGGTCGATCAGGCCGCGTTCCAGCGTCTCGATAGGATTGTCACCCATCGGCTGGATCTCGAAGCGCATATGCGGCGCCTCCCGCTCCAGCGTGGCCAGAGCGCCCGCCAGCAGCACCTGCGTCGAATAGTCCGAGGCCATGATGCGCACCTGCCGGTCCGCCG
The Novosphingobium terrae DNA segment above includes these coding regions:
- a CDS encoding LysR family transcriptional regulator is translated as MRFQRLDLNLLVALDALLSEKSVSLAADRLCLSQSATSSALGRLRDYFGDDLLVMKGRGMVLTARAEELIEPVRAVLEQIRTTVAIAPEFDPATADRQVRIMASDYSTQVLLAGALATLEREAPHMRFEIQPMGDNPIETLERGLIDLLLTIDFAISADHPSQVLFDDDYVVVGDAANPDLQGDMTRERYFALGHVTARFGKSRTPAFDDWFVRRQKTQRRIEVVAPTFLSQAGLVIGTRRIATMHRRLANQIVPTMGLIMREVPFDIPPIREAIQWHISNNNDRALRWVVERLAAHAQETTPLVESNVVPIADARRDEIAVQFQQNYPGQRNT